The genome window GCGTGCTGCACGGGCGCCGCCCCACGGAAGGCGGGCAGGAGCGAGTAATGCACATTGAGTGCCGCCACCCGTGGCACAGCCAGCAGCTCAGGGCACAGAATCTGTCCGAAAGCTACCACCAGGGCGATGTCCGGAGCCAGCTCCCGCAGATCGGCGATGAGCTGCGGATCGCGGCAACTCTCCGGCTGGAGCAGGCACAACTGGAGTCCCACGGCCTCCGCCTTCACCGGCGAGGGGCAGAGGCGATCGCTGCGGCCGCGCGGCCGGTCGGGCTGGGTGACGACGCTGACGATCTCCCCGCCGGCGTCCTGGATGGCCTGCAGGTACGGCACGGCACACTGGGGCGTCCCGAAGAAAACGACCTTCACGGCGCGTCCTCCTGCCCCTCCTGCTCGCGTTGCTCCCGCTCCTCCTGGCGCCGCCGCATCCGCTCGAAGGCGGCCATGACCTCTGGAACCGTCGCGCTCTCGAGGCGGTAGCCGTCCTCCTCGCTCTCGTCAGGGACCATCCAGCCGATGGAGTCGGGCTCCGCACGGTCAATGAACAGCACACCGTCCAGGTGGTCCACTTCGTGCAGCAGGCAGCGTGCGAACAGCCCCTCGGCTTCTACGCGCAGCGGCCGGCCGTGCTCGTCCAGGCCGGTGACGACGACCTGCAGGGGCCGGCACACTTCGGCCTGCAGCGTCGGCAGGCTCAGGCAGCCCTCGTAGGCCCACTGCTCGCCCCGGCGCGACTGCACCCGGGGGTTGATGATCTTGTACACGTGCTCCTCCTC of bacterium contains these proteins:
- the def gene encoding peptide deformylase — encoded protein: MSLRKILLCTDPVLRRKADRVREVDDELWQLLDDMVETLIAAPGLGLAAPQVGVSKRCLVARDKADSEEEHVYKIINPRVQSRRGEQWAYEGCLSLPTLQAEVCRPLQVVVTGLDEHGRPLRVEAEGLFARCLLHEVDHLDGVLFIDRAEPDSIGWMVPDESEEDGYRLESATVPEVMAAFERMRRRQEEREQREQEGQEDAP